Proteins from a genomic interval of Heteronotia binoei isolate CCM8104 ecotype False Entrance Well chromosome 5, APGP_CSIRO_Hbin_v1, whole genome shotgun sequence:
- the LOC132571079 gene encoding zinc finger protein ZFP2-like: MEEQEPPAAKSEERLAEARRDPPIVQAGTIGEFLTMECPQQIKQEPDEGQEQCWGAQWQEFLKTAESPQQGWPQSSSEDGAKENQASFNSKMDGRLWPRGEHRNHSPGESDETNETPDFSVKVKEEILDEDIVSLEMDHQHFREFCYRQDEGPQEITDPLGYEVVKSPKSEEDPLEIIKLRIPLEIKEESDWEVSPLECDEHVHKNEDNPLEVERPEPEGISGISLGRAGGNFFWGPEMEERHGSEQEEEWHHGNYPASRTFLCEDSEQNSEELWPHSISVPKNQQVQVKGKLHCGKISNHKVSLIPHEAPHEGGKSYICSECGRSFGWRTNLVKHKRIHTGEKPYTCSVCGKSFNAKSTLIKHERSHTGEKPYECSECGKAFGEKGILVKHMRIHTGEKPHRCSDCGKSFIERGALIKHERTHTGEKPYECSDCGKTFRISCHLKLHQRTHTGEKPHKCSDCGKSFSERASLVKHERTHTGEKPYECSECGKSFRISFQLVIHKRTHTGEKPHECSDCGNSFREIASLIKHKRTHTGEKPYECSECGKSFRTSFQLKTHKRTHTGEKPYHCLDCGQNFSQRSRLVIHERTHTGERPYGCSECGKTFVSSSHLRKHAVVHTGEKPHKCSYCEKSFSKKSNLIVHERIHTGEKPYECAVCEKRFCSSSVFHRHMKIHPGEPS, translated from the exons ATGGAGGAACAGGAGCCACCAGCAGCCAAATCCGAGGAGAGATTGGCAGAAGCAAGAAGAGACCCCCCCATTGTTCAGGCTGGGACCATTGGAGAGTTTTTAACCATGGAATGTCCTCAACAAATTAAACAAGAACCAGATGAAGGTCAAGAACAGTGTTGGGGTGCCCAGTGGCAGGAGTTCCTGAAGACAGCAGAATCTCCTCAGCAGGGGTGGCCTCAGTCTTCCTCAGAGGATGGCGCAAAGGAAAACCAGGCCTCCTTCAACAGTAAAATGGATGGGAGACTGTGGCCCAGAGGAGAGCATAGGAACCACTCCCCAGGAGAAAGTGATGAAACTAATGAAACCCCTGATTTTTCAGTGAAAGTGAAGGAGGAGATTCTGGATGAGGACATTGTCAGCTTGGAGATGGACCACCAGCACTTCAGGGAGTTCTGCTACCGGCAGGATGAGGGACCCCAAGAG ATAACAGACCCCTTGGGATATGAGGTAGTAAAATCCCCCAAGTCAGAGGAAGATCCCTTGGAGATCATCAAGCTGCGGatccccctggaaatcaaggAGGAGAGCGATTGGGAAGTCAGCCCACTGG AATGTGATGAGCATGTGCACAAGAATGAGGACAACCCCCTTGAGGTGGAAAGACCTGAGCCGGAGGGCATCAGTGGAATATCACTGGGAAGAGCTGGAGGAAATTTTTTCTGGGGACCTGAGATGGAAGAGAGGCATGGAAGTGAACAGGAAGAGGAATGGCATCATGGAAACTACCCAGCAAGCAGAACGTTCCTTTGTGAGGACAGTGAGCAAAATAGTGAGGAGCTATGGCCTCACAGCATCAGTGTTCCCAAgaaccagcaggtgcaggtgaaggGTAAACTGCATTGTGGGAAAATCTCAAACCACAAAGTATCCCTCATCCCACATGAAGCACCTCACGAGGGAGGGAAATCATACATCTGTTCTGAGTGTGGGAGAAGTTTTGGCTGGAGGACAAATCTTGTGAAGCacaagagaatccacacaggagagaagccatacaCATGTTCAGTCTGTGGCAAAAGTTTCAATGCAAAATCCACTCTAATTAAACATGAGAGGTCCCACACTGGAGAGAAGCCAtatgagtgctcagagtgtgggaaagccTTTGGTGAGAAAGGGATCCTTGTTAAGCATatgagaatccacacaggagagaaaccacaTCGATGTTCagactgtgggaaaagcttcattgAGAGAGGTGCCCTGATTAAGCATGAGAGGACGCACACGggagagaaaccatatgaatgttCAGACTGTGGGAAAACCTTTAGGATCAGCTGCCACCTAAAGCTTCATCAAAGAACACACACTGGTGAGAAACCACATAAATGCTCCGATTGTGGCAAAAGCTTCAGCGAGAGAGCCTCTCTCGTGAAACatgagagaacccacacaggagaaaagccttacgaatgctctgagtgtgggaaaagcttccggATCAGTTTCCAGCTCGTGATTCATAAAaggacacacacaggggagaagccacatgaatgctcagactgtggcaACAGCTTCAGGGAGATAGCCTCTCTTATCAAACACAAGCgcacccacacaggagagaagccgtaCGAATGCTCTGAGTGCGGGAAGAGCTTTCGGACCAGTTTTCAACTGAAAACTCATAAAAGAACACACACTGGTGAGAAGCCATACCATTGCTTGGATTGTGGGCAAAACTTTAGCCAGAGGTCCCGTCTCGTTATACAtgagagaactcacacaggagagagaccttatgggtgctcagagtgtgggaagacctTTGTGTCTAGCTCTCATCTTAGAAAACACGCTGTGGTGCACACAGGCGAAAAGCCACATAAATGCTCATACTGTGAGAAAAGCTTCAGTAAAAAATCAAACCTCATTGTACATGAGAGaattcacactggagagaaaccgtACGAATGTGCAGTGTGTGAAAAACGATTCTGTAGTTCCTCAGTTTTCCACAGGCACATGAAGATCCACCCAGGAGAACCATCATAA